In Setaria italica strain Yugu1 chromosome IX, Setaria_italica_v2.0, whole genome shotgun sequence, the genomic stretch CGCGGCAACACATTGAAGAATGAGGTCTCTGGTGTAAAAACCAAGCCCATGAATCATGCCATCGGCTCCGAGTCCATATCACGTGAAAAGATCCCGACAGTGCACACGCCGCCAGCCGCGAAACTGAATCCAACCACAGAGCCAGCCAGCTCCGCGCTACGGGACGCCGCCCACCTTTCCACTTGTAATAAAGCTGGCCTCCTTTTTTTTGAGCTCCCCAGGGCGGAATGCGTTATCCGAACCGGGCGTACGGCCACCAAACAGTTGGCAAAGCGGTCACGATCGCCCACCAGGTCCGGCCGGTCccaggcgcgcgcgcgcgctgctaGCACCTACTCGCAGCTAGCGTCCAGCCAGAAAACGAGCCCGGCCACGGCGCTCGGTCCGATCCGCGCCACACACGACGCCGCCGAGCCGATCGGGCGCGGACGGGGACAGGCGGACCGGACGGGGCCCGACCGGCAGCCAACGGGCATCGGGTGGGCGCCGGGCGGACACGCGCCGGGCGCTGCCGCGGCAGCGAACCAGGAGGCGAAAACGCGAGATCGGCGAGCCCCCCAGGGCATGCGAAAACGCATCGGATTCGGCCCCTAGCTTCCCGCGGCAGGCAGCCGCCACTTGCCCCGGGCGCCGCACATGTCCTTTCGCCCAGTGGCACGTACGAACTAGAACTAGCGTCGCGGGACGCTGCTGGATCGGAGTAGTGGCGGCGctagagaggagggagaggcagCGCCGCAGCGGATAGGGATGTCGCCCAAATTATTGCCTCGTGGCAATCCCGGTCTGTTTCGAGTTTCGGCCGGTAGCTAGCGTCGAGGATGCATCCATCCATCTTCAAAGCCGTCAGCCGTCACCCTGTGTGGCTGTATCCGTGTGTCATGTGACTGAGCTTACATTtcttctccatcttcttcttacTATGAAGCCGCGCAGCTTTCCCAGATGTtccggaagaagaagaagaaaatccaTCGATTTAGAGGGGTTCAGGTCTGAGAAGACCTCGTTTGGTATGCTGTTCAGAGGGATGAGGAGAAACGGGGCAGTAGCCGGTAGCCGGTCAAGGGGGTCAAGCATCGTTAGCATTCAGCAAGTATATAGTGTGGGCAGTGATTTCTTGGTCGGTCTGCAAGCACGTCCCGCATTCTGTTGAGTTAGCTAAGAAGGAAAAGTCAGTCCTCTAATCTGGCTGGTCCAACTCAACAGAGACAAATCGAGTCAAACAAGTTCCTTCTTTGACAGAAGAAAACAAATGAAACGCCTGTCAGAGATTGTCCTACTACGCAGCTCCTTGTCCGACCATGCTTGCACCGGGACAAACTCGATCACAAAACAAATATACAGGGGTAACAGGGCTAATCGCTGTCAGAGGATCTATACAGGTAATAACAACTTGGATGCTTCAACAGCTTGGCAAGCAAAAAAACAATCCTAAACCTGTTACCCTGATAAGGTTAACAATCAGAGAGTTGCTTTGCGCCTGCGCCTCATGGGGCCAATATAGCCAATCCGGGACACGGTCCATGCATATGCGTTGCCCGACACGGAAGAAATCCACTACCGTGGCATTGACAACGTACGTCACAGTAAAAGTAAAGCCGACCGTTGCAGGTGCCGTAACGACACGCTAATCCCCGGGGCCGAGAGCTTTCGCGATCACTACGCGCTGCGCAGCAAGCGGCTAGCGAGCTTTACGCCGAAGGACGCCGGAGAGAGCAAGAACGTGAAGCGAGGAAAGCGAGCCAGATGACCACGAGAGAGGCGGCGATGGTTTAGCAATTAGCCCACTGGTGGCGCCACTAGGCCAAGATTTAAGCGGCACGTAATGCGCAGTTAATCCCGCGCGCCAATCATATGCTCCACCTCCGCCACTCCCGCCCGCACCGGGGGCGTCCACCAATTAATTACCGCACCCATcatcgccggccggcggcaaaTCCAGCAACGGCTAACGATCATCTCACGGATCAGGCCGCCCGGCCGCATGCCCTTTTGCTTTCCTCGCTTGCTCGTCATAGGCTTCTCATGCCCCCTTTTGGTTTtgcttttgctttgctttgctttgatcGACCTGCCCTGCCCCACACGTGATTCAGGAGAGCGATCGAGCGATTAAAAGAGGGCCCGGCACGGGGGCGCTGGGGCTGCGCATATGCGTGAGGGGGTGGGTTACCATTTGAACCGGCGGGAGACCTGAACGGCCGGCTCGTATGGATGGGAGATTAGAAGGCCAGGGGCCAGTGTCGCAGGAGTAGCCTTTCCTTTTCTCGCCTGCGTGGGGCTGCCTATATATATACGGTGCTACATGCGTAGGATCGGAGTATGCAGTATCCCTCGCTCAATCCCGGCTGCCGATGAGCTCGAGAGGGTAGTGCAACTAGCTAGCTCGAGCTCTAGTGGCTTCATCATACGGCTGGAGTAGAAGACGCGATCGGTCGTCGGTGCCATGACCATGACCATGACCATGagagacgaggaggaggaggaggagcaaggGGTGGTGATCCGGAGCTACAACCCCAAGACGGACCAAGCCGGCACGGAGGCCGTCGACAGGGAGTGCGAGGTCGGCCCGGCCGGCGGGATGTCCCTGCACGCCGACCTCCTCGGCGACCCCGTCGCGCGCATCCGCCACTCGCCGCACCACCTCATGCTGGTACGTGGTGTACCGTACGTGTGTGTGTGTACGTATAGGTATACGCGGCAGGTAATGCGCGGCCGGATACTATGATTGCGCTGCACACAGTTGCACGTAGCTATTAGTGGGGCGATAGCCGCTGATTGTTCGGGCCTTCAACTCTCGCTGCTGGTAGTGGGTTGCTTTTTTCCAGCGCGTTAGTTTCATCGATCTCGACATGGCAGGTAGCTGAGACGTCCGGGCCGGGCGGCCGGATCGTCGGCCTCATCCGCGGCACCGTCAAGTCCGTCGCCACCGGCAAGGCCTGCCCTCAGGGCGAACCCGCCTTCGCCAACGTCGGGTACATTCTCGGCCTCCGCGTCGCGCCCTCCCACAGGTAATCCTAGTTGTTTCAGTGTCATCATTCATCAAGCTCTGTCCTCTCTGCTCTATGTTCGCGACACTTGTCGACATTGTAGCATCCATCGTTCGATCACTCATCATTGCTGTTGCGTTGTCAAGAGAGCAAGCTAATTGGTTTGGCGTTTGTTCACGTACGTGCAGGCGGATGGGCATCGCGCGGCTGTTGGTGCGGCAGCTGGAGCGGTGGTTCGAGGTCATGGGCGCCGAGTACGCGTACATGGCCACCGACAAGTCCAACGAGGCGTCGCTGCGCCTCTTCACCGGCCGCTGCGGCTACTCCAAGTTCCGGACGCCGTCGCTCCTTGTGCACCCCGTGCACTCGCACCGCCTCagggcgccgcgccgcgccacggtCGTGCGTCTGGGCGCCTGCGACGCCGAGCGGCTCTACCGCAGCCGGTTCGCGAACGTGGAGTTCTTCCCCGCGGACATCGGCGCCGTCCTCGACAACCAGCTCTCCCGGGGCACGTTCCTGGCGATCGTCGACGGGGGCGGCTACGAGTGGCGCGGGGTGGAGGACTTCctgtcctcgccgccggcgtcgtgggCGGTGGCGAGCGCGTGGGACTGCGGCGGCGTGTTCCGCCTCGAGGTCCGCGGCGCGTCCCgtctccgccgcggcgccgcggccgccacccgCGCGCTGGACCGCGTGGCCAAGTGGCTCCGCGTCCCGTCCGTGCCGGACTTCTTCCGCCCGTTCGCCGGGTGGTTCGTGtacggcctcggcggcgacggcggcgacgccgcggtggccgcggaGGCGCTGTTCGCGTCGATCGTCAACATggcgcgcggcgccgcggccgccgtggccTTGGAGGTGGCGGCCATGGACCCGCTCCGCTCCCGCATCCCGCACTGGCGCCGCCTGTCCTGCGCCGAGGACCTGTGGTGCATGAagcgcctcggcggcggcggcggccacgcggaTGGATGGGATTGGTCCAGGTCGGTCCCTGGTAGCTCCATCTTCGTGGACCCCAGGGAGGTTTGAGTGTGACTCAGCCGGCGTCCGCTTGCAAGCAGAGCTTTTGTGCTCTGTTTTCTTGCCACTGGATTTCAGTtttgatcttttttcttttccgcCTTCAAATTTTGCCACCTCGTGTCTATAGTTGTAGTTTTGGAAGGCGGAGATTTCGTCGGATGACTATCTTTTTGTAGGATCAGCAATCGATCGTGTAGATACATTCTAGTCCTTTTCCGGCCTGTCttctctgcatttttttttgcaccGTGACAAGTGTGCGGTCGCGAGGGATCGTTCCAATCCAGCCACGAGTATCATTGAGGGCATCAACCGATGAATGCCTCTGCAACCACCGATGAGTATATGTTCCTGACTCACGTCCGCGTCCGTGTCGCCCCCATGCCTTTCGAGCCGTCGCTGCTGCGATCCACCGGTGATGGTGCTGCACTCCTGCTGTGATGATGACGATCATGAGCGAATCGATGCGTGATATAATGGCTGATGGCGCTCGAGCTGACACCTAGcgtccgtcgtcgtcctccgcccTTTTGCTGGCCATCGCCATGGCTGCCCTACGTTTTGTGTTGTGCACTGTGCAGTGCAGCAGCGGTGTGGGAGAGTAGGCGCATGTGCTGCGTAGCCTCGTTGGCGTGGATGTTGTTCAGAAAAAGCGAGGGGTTGTCGCGGCGTCGCGTAACGGCGAACGCCAGTGGGCATAATACcgatcggcgccggcggcgctgcgcTCGACGCCTCGGCTGCAGTGCACTGTCCTGGTTGTTTTGTAGCGCGTGCAGAACAAATGATTGGACCTGTCGCCGGTGGAGCATCGATTCCAATTGGCCAATTGGGCAATTTGGCCATCGGCGGCgtggttgcagacttgcagttcCGGCCACTCTACTATCTGGCACTTCGTTTTCCATCTATCATTCTATCCCTGCGCAATAGGCCTGCTAGTGGGGCGGGTTGAAATGGGTTTTATGGGGCGGGTTGTGACGTGGGGTGTGTTTGAATGGGTTAAAATAGGTTTTAGTATGTAATGGGTTCGGGCGGGTTGGGTATATCAGAAATGCGGGTTGGGGCGGGTTGAAAGtgattttttgtttgaatttgtatGGATTTAATTCATAGGTTTAACTTTCACGTTTCGGCTCTTGACGTGGGGCCATgatataagtccagccgcactactttgcacaaagtagcagactgtcaaactaatttatttgcaacaaattttggtcaatttctccaaaattttaaggtgtgaacgcgagattttaattttagggtccgactcttgacacGGGGCCCACGtataagtccagccgcactactttgcacagaatagcggactgtcaaactaatttatttgcaacaaatttcgatcaatttctttaaaattttaaggtgtgaacgcgaggttttaattttagggtccgactcttgacgcggggcCCACATATAAGTTcagccgcactactttgcacaaagtagcgggctgtcaaactaattcatttgcaacaaatttcggtcaatttctccaaaattttcaggtgtgaacgcgaggttttaattttagggtcggactcttgacgcggggcccacatataagtccagccgcactactttgcacaaagtagcggaccgtcaaactaattcatttgcaacaaattttgtcaatttctccaaaattttaaggtgtgaacgtgaggttttaattttagggtccgactcttgacgcgggccccacatataagtccagccACACTACTTTGCACagagtagcggactgtcaaactaattcatttgcaacaaatttcgatcaatttcttcaaaattttaaggtgtgaacgtgaggttttaattttagggtccgacttTGGACGCGGGCCccacatataagtccagccgcattgctttgcacaaagtagcggattgtcaaactaattcatctgcaacaaatttcggtcagtttttccaaaattttaaagtgtgaacaTGAGGTTTGTATAAATTTATAGATTCATGTACAAAACCCACGGGTTATATCAATTTGTGGGGCGGGTTGGGTTGAGTTTACACAATAGAATTATGGAGCGGGGTGGGTAGGTGAATGAGTTAATTTATTGCGGGTTGGGATGGGTTTGGGGCGGGTTTCAACCCATTAGCAGGCCTCGCAGacaccggcgacggcgatgcAACAAAACTGGCGGTAATTGGGGCCATGTATGCAATGCACGAATGTATCTATCCAGTTCCTGTCACAAGGATCCGTCGATCGTGTAATGCCGTACGCTGCAGGTAACGGGAGTCAATTTGAGCATAACGATCTGTCACCACCCAATAGTGCTGTCGGCTGGGCTCAATGATATTATCGACGGCGGGATAGCACAGAGTCACACAGATGCAGTCGCGGAAGCTCGGTGAGAACTGGAAAAGCTCGCCCATGATCATCACGGGCTCACGGCCAATCCTACCGGACCGAGCCGTTTCGTCTCTGAACTCTGCAGGAGCAGGACACGGACAGCAGGAGACGGTCAGACAGTGAGACAAAGCAGCGATCCAAAATGCACCAGTGCTCGCGCCAAATTGCTGGCGGCTACGCGCGACACATGTGCATGTGACCGATCCATCGATCAGCCGCTCGCACGCACGAGCTACTCGCCCTACTCCTTTTGTATAAGTGCTCCGAGCTGGTGATCCATTGTACAGTAGGAAATGGCACATGCATACGCGATTAGGAAAGGCATGTGCCTCTGAGACTTGCAGACTTTCCTCTGAGACCATGCCTTTCCTGACGCTCCAGCTAGCCAGCTAGGTTCGCCGAGCTATCCGCCGGCCGACAAGCCGGCCTCGTGGTTGATCTCTCTCTATCTATCCTGTTCTTTCTCGGGGTCCGTCTCTCTCCGAAACGTAGACCGCATTAATCCGAGACACATCAGTGGATAAGGATTTCCGAGTATGCACGCACACATCTGATTTATGCAACGGGCAGAGCATCTCTCTGATTTGGAGAAGTGGATAGATGTGCCCATATATAGAAGTGCTCTGAACAAGACCAGAATTGGTCATGGCCTTGCGAGACACTGATTTCCTTGGTGATCCCTGTAGTGAATTAGTGATCTTGCAATGGGGCCCAAGGGGTGTGGTGTCCAAATGTGATGAGTCGATGAGAGCACGGCCGGCATCGGCCTTCCTTTTTGCCCCGGCCGGCCTTGTTGTCAGAGCGGTCGGTGAACATTGTttacgccgccggcggcggttgTTCATCACGTCACCGTTGGTAGCGCACGCTCGGTCGTCTTGtatggaggatgaggatgaggatgagatGACGATTGGATCGTGATTTGATTTCGGTGGGTTTCTAATAATCTAGTGAGATGAATTGTGGGTTTCTAGTAATCTAGTGAGATGAACATTTCGTGCTAAGCTTTTTCTGAAAAGCCAGTGCAGCTTAGAGGTGTTTGGTTATAGAGACAAATTTAATTCCTGTCACATTAAATGTGTAGATAGGACTCAGCCGTATTGAGCCTCCGTATCAAAGAGGGACATACGTACCTGCCAAGACCCTGTATCTGGCCGGTCGCACTGACTGGTCTACCGCAACCGCCTCATCAAACTGTTATTTTGAGCAATCCTCATCAAACTGTTTTCCGTGACGCATCCGGCCAAACCGAGCAGCCACATGCCACCACCACTTCCCGGCTGTGGATCCGGCCGCACTATCGGCCGGCAATCCCAGGCACTTCCGTTCGTGGCGATCGCGGGAGAGCAGAGCTGCCGAGTACCCGTCGGGATTGAGCCGCGCAGCCGACGTGTCGGCGAGGAATGCATGGCCCGCGCGCGAGACGGCGTGGTGGAGTCCAAGCGTGCGCGGAAGACGGCGACGTTTTGGCCTCGCTTTGGAGCGCCGTGGTGGTGATCGCCGGCAGGTACGATTGCTTTCCGATATTGGGGGTCGATCAGGAAGAAAACTATCCATCGTGCAGTGGCGCGGGTCGGCGGGTGCACGGCCACGTAACGGCGCCGGTTTTTATCGGGGCTTGACCTGACCACTCCGTGTCCATCCGGATTCGTTGACGAGGCCACGAAGGGGCCGGGGCGGACGCGCTGACTGGTACGTCGAACTCCTTTTTGCCAGACAACCTGACCGGACGCGGATGAACATGGTCGTGCGAGCCTGACAAGGCGTCCTCGACCGGTCGCCACTTTCTCATAGGCACCTGATGAATAGAAGGAGAgatttgggccttgtttagttggggaatttgggaggtgccaaattactgttacagcactgtagcacactgtagcgtttcgtttgtatttgtgaattattgttcaaatattgactaattaggctcaaaagattcgtctcgcaaagtacaacaaaactgtgcaattagtttttaatttcatctacatttagtactccatgcatgtaccgcaagtttgatgtgatggggaatcttctttttgcatagtgtcaaagttgggagttgggagtaactaaacatggccttgctTTCTTTCGTTGACAGGCTTGGGATTTTTACGTACGGAGTACGGTGACTGGCTGACTTTCTTATCTCTGCATGACATATGCATAACCATCTCTTATACATAAACTGAAATGCTTAAACGAGTATTGATCCACCAATATTTTTGTTgactaacttttttttttgcgaatattTTTGTTGACTAACCTGAAGACTTGCTGTAATGATCTACAAGTAATGTCCAAAATTTTGGTTGAGGGATAGTAGTGTCCGCCGTAGGTAAGGGCTCTTTTTGCAGGGTTTCAGCTTCTCTGACTTTTAGTTTATTTGAATATACAATTT encodes the following:
- the LOC101770019 gene encoding probable N-acetyltransferase HLS1, translated to MTMTMTMRDEEEEEEQGVVIRSYNPKTDQAGTEAVDRECEVGPAGGMSLHADLLGDPVARIRHSPHHLMLVAETSGPGGRIVGLIRGTVKSVATGKACPQGEPAFANVGYILGLRVAPSHRRMGIARLLVRQLERWFEVMGAEYAYMATDKSNEASLRLFTGRCGYSKFRTPSLLVHPVHSHRLRAPRRATVVRLGACDAERLYRSRFANVEFFPADIGAVLDNQLSRGTFLAIVDGGGYEWRGVEDFLSSPPASWAVASAWDCGGVFRLEVRGASRLRRGAAAATRALDRVAKWLRVPSVPDFFRPFAGWFVYGLGGDGGDAAVAAEALFASIVNMARGAAAAVALEVAAMDPLRSRIPHWRRLSCAEDLWCMKRLGGGGGHADGWDWSRSVPGSSIFVDPREV